The sequence below is a genomic window from Vicinamibacteria bacterium.
CCTCGCTATGGACGGAAAAGTGCTCGCGCAAATCTTCGAGCCGGAGACGCTCGAGCGCGCTCCGCCACGCTATGTCGACTCCGAGATCGACTTCGACGTCGGCACCGAAGCATCGAGCGAAGGGCAGGACGACGTCTTAGAGCGCTTGCGGTCGATTGGGTATATTCATTAGAGCTAGAACGGGCCGTACTGCATCGCGTGGGCGGTGAGGAGCAGCACCAGGCCGGCAATCAACCAGAGACACTGGAGTGGCCAGATGAACCGAACCCAATCGGTCCACTTGACGCCTATCATGGCGAGCCCCGCCATGAAGTAGCCCTGGGTCGGGGTGAGCACGTTCGTGAATCCGTCCCCGAACTGGTAGGCGAGCACGGTGGTTTGCCGGGTCACGCCGACGAGATCGCCGAGCGGCGCGAGGATTGGGATGGAAAGCGCCGCCTGACCGCTTCCCGAGGGCACGATGAAGTTCAAAAGCACCTGCACGAGATAGATGCCGACGACGCTCGCCGAGCGTGGCAGGTTCTCGACCGCGCCCGCGAGCGCGTGCAAGATGGTATCCGTCACCAGGGCGCCGTCGAAGATTACCAGCACGCCGCGGGCGAGCCCAACCACGAGAGCGCCGGTGGTGATACCGGCCGCGCCTTCGATGAAATTCTCGGCGATCTCATCCGCTCCGAGGCCTCCGAGCCAACCAGCGAGGAACGTCACCGCGACGAAGACGCCGCTCAGCTCCAGAAGGCCCCAGCCCCATTGGAGAGCTCCGACGACGAAGGCTCCGACGGTCGCTGCCAACAGCAGGAGTACGAGGATGTGGCGGCGTTTCAGACCGCGCATGGAGGATGGCTCGCTGACCTGGGGCGCGCTGCGCACGCGCGCGGAGTACCGCATCACGTGAAAGATGGCGAGCGATGTCACGACGACCCAGACGACGAGCCGATAGCCGATTCCCGAAAATAGAGGCAGCTCGGCGATTCCCTGAGCGACACCCACGGTGAACGGGTTCATGAACGCTCCCGCGAATCCCGCTCCCGCGCCAACGAGGCCGACCGCGCCCGCGGTGATCGCGTCATAGCCGAGCCGTCGCGAGAGTACGAGGAGCGCCGGAAGGAACACGAGAGTCTCTTCCGCCATACCGAGGCTTCCTCCAGCGAGGGCGAAGACGAGCATCAAGACGGGTATGACCCGCTCTCCACGACCGCCTTTGGCGATGATCCATTCGATGGCGCCCTCGATGGCGCCCGTCGCGTTCACCACTCCGAAGGCGCCGCCGATGATGAAGATAAAGAACACGATGTCGGCGGTAGCGCTCAGGCCTCGAGGGAAGGCCAGGAAGACGTCGGCAACGCTCGCGGGATCGGAGCGAGCTTCCTGATAAGAGGCCGGATCGACGACGGTGCGGCCACCACGATCTACGCGCTCATACTCTCCGGCGGGAATGACGTGCGTCGCGAGGGCCGCGGCCACGACGAGCGCGAAGAGAAGGACGTAGGTATGCGGGAGCTTGAGCTTCATGGAGAACAGAACAGCGTTGCGGTCAGAGCATAAATTCGGGCGGCGTCGAGCAGGTCTTCGACGGGTACGCTCTCGAACGGCGAGTGCGCGAGAGAAAGCTTTCCCGGCCCCAGAATGATGGAGGGAATCCCGCCGAACCGCGAGAGGAGGGCTCCATCCGACCACGCGGGAAACGTGGTGAGTCGCCCCGTATCGCCCAGCACTTCCCGCCGTGCCTCCTCGGCCGACCGAACGATGGGGTGCGAGGGCTCGGTCACGAGTGCCACGTGCTCGAGCGTCGCCATCCCCCCCGGCATCCTGCGCACGGCGGATCTGAGACCCTCCATCTCGGACTCTACGGCCCGGAGCAGTTCCTGAAGCTCCCTGACGACGTCCTGAAAGCTCTCGCCAGGAACCGTACGCCGGTCCACTCTGAGAACGCACTTTGCCGGAACGGTCGAGGGCTGGTCGCCTCCTCGAATCGTGCCGACGTTCAGTGTCGGGGGGCCCAGCACCGGATGAGCTCTCGCGGCGAATCGCGGAGCAAGCTCCCGCTCGGCCCTGTCGATGAAGCGCGCGGCGGCGCGAATCGCGCTCACGCCCGCCTCGGGCGCACCACCATGGGCGGAGCGACCGCGAAGCTCGATCTCGAGCCATTCGAGCCCTCGATGACCGATGGCGATCTCGTTGCTCGTCGCCTCACCCACGATCGCGGCGTCGGCGCGCTCTCCGGTCCCGACGAGGTGCTCGGCGCCCAGGCTTTCCATCTCCTCGTCGATGACCGCGGCCAGAGTCACGGCTCCCGTCTCCAGGGCGCCCGCTCGGTGAAGCGCGACCAGCGTACCCGCCATCGCCGCGAGCGCACCTTTCATGTCCGCGGAACCACGGCCGAGAAGGTGACCGTCGCGAATCTCGCCGGAAAACCCGACCCCCGGCCCGGCGGCGTTCAATGGGACGGTGTCGGTGTGGCCGCACAGCATCAGATGGCGTCCCGATCTCCCGCTATCGAGGGTGCAGTAAAGATTGGGGCGGCCCGGGGCCACTTCCACCAGACGGCAGAAGAGCCCCGCTTCTACGAGGAAGCCTTCGAGAGCCCTGACGACTCCCTCTTCCTGGCGGTCGATGCCGGGGTGGCTCGGGATCTGGACGAGCCTCGATGCCAGATCGACGATGCCGGCAGCGGCGATGGCGCCCTCGAGATCGATGGAGCGGGTCAGACGCGTTACTCGCGCGAGCTCGGACGCGGCCGAACACCCGGCCCCGTCGACAGCGGGACACGGTCGCCGTCACGAACGGGCGACAGGCGTTCTCCCATTGAAAAGGCTCCCGTGGATTTCCGGGCGAGAGTAAGCGATGAAGGGAACGGATGCAACCCGTCAGTCGAAACGGCTAGGACAATTTTTCCGGCGACGGTGCAGGCTCGGGCCCGCGCCAGGAGCGCTCAACTGGGAAAGCGGTCAGGCTCCTCCAGCCGCATCGGCCCGTTTGGCCATGGCTTGCTGGCCCTTCAGGATCGCGCACCATTCCTTGTGCTCCCCGACCGGCATGCCACACTCGACGCAGATGCGGACCCTCTTCTTGGGCTCCGTTTTCCCGCCAAACAACTTCTTGATGAACGACATTATCGACTCTCCTGAGCCTCCGAGGGCCTCACTCACCAACTATAGACGATACGGACCAGCCCAGGGTTTTGTTCAATTCTTTGAACCCCCATTTTTCACGAAACTAAAGCTCGCTCGGAGGAAACTTCACTCCGTTTCGCCTTTCTGCTGAATGACATCCAGGTAGTCGTCGAGCTCTTTGACGCTGGCGAAAACGGAGCTCAAGTCGACCGCCTTCACGATGTCGAAGACTTTCTTGACCGAAGGGCGAGGATTGACGATGAGCGTCTTGCCGCCGCGTCCCTTCATGAGTTTTTGGGCGCGGTATAGGGAGCGAATACCGGCGCTGCTGAGGTATTCCAGCTCGCCCAGATCGAGCACCAATACCTTGATGGGCGATTCCAACACCGTGTCCAACTCGGTGTCGAAGCCCCCGGCGGTGTTGGTGTCGAGCCGTCCCTCGAGAAACATCGTCTTTGCGAACGGGCGCGTATCCTCGTTGCGTAGGTTCAGCGACATGATTGCAGCAACTCCTCTCTGCCCACGACGCCGGCGAGATGATTATAGATACAAATGCATTGTACCTGGGTTCTCGCGCGTTTTCTGATCCTCCTCGTCGTCGACTTCCGTCAGCTCGCGTAGTCGGGCTCGTCTCGATCGAGAATCCGCTTCAGCGCAGCGAAGTGCTCCTCGGCCTGCTTGTCCAGGTTGTTGGGACGGTCCGGACGCACGTAGACGCGAGCGACGTCGTCGGGCACGAAGCGGAGGGGCTTGCCCGTCGCCTGAGCGAGAATCTGCACCTTGGCGGCGCGCTCGAGAAAGTAGAGATCGTCGTAGGCCTTGGCGACGCTCGGGCCAACCACGATGACACCGTGATTCGCGTGAAACAGCACATCCTTCGTGCCCAAGATCGACGCTAGTCTCTCTCCTTCGGCGTCGTGGTCCGCGGCCCCCTGATAGTTATCGTCGTAGGCGATGCGTCCGTGAAAGCGGAGAGCGTTCTGGCTCACGGGAAGGAGCCGCCCGTTGTCGAGCGAGGTGATCGCCGTTGCGTAGGTTTGATGCGTGTGGAGCACCGCCCCCGCCTCGGGCCGCGCACGCAAGATGCGCGAATGGATGTAGAGCGCCGAGGGCTCGACCTCGCCCTCGCCTCCATGGACGTTCCCCTGGCCGTCGACGAGGAGAAGCCGACTCGCCGTGACCTCGCTCCAATGAAGACCGTGAGGAATGACGAGAAAGCGGTCCTCCCCCGCCCGGGCGGTGAAGTGATTGTTGATCCCTTCGCACAAATCGTGTCGAACCGCGAGTCGATAGGCCGCGGCGAGCTCGATGCGGGCGTTGCCCTCGTTCATCATGTCGTCTCCATTACGTCTCGTCCCTGCGATCGAGGATAGGCTCGAAAGTCCGTAGATAGTCGCGCTCCAGCTCCTTCGTCCGCTTGGCCGATAGCCCTCCGAGAGCCTCGATGGCCCGGCGCAGCCGCATCCGCACGAGGTCGAGGCCCAGGAGCTGCATCGAACGGAAGAGCGGCGTGGACGCCGGGGAACCGGTCATCGCCACGTAAAACGGGCGGGTGAGATCTCTCAGTTTGACGTCGCGCTTCGCCGCGAGCTCGCGAAAGACCGCTTCGATGGCGTCGTCCGAGAAATCCCGGGCCGACTCCAGGAGCCAAATCGCCGTCTGGAAGACCCCCGCCAGCTCTTCACGAGTCTTGCCTTTGAGCGTCAGCTCCGAGGGATCCAGCGGAACCCCGTCGGCGAAAAAGAATGCCGTGAGGTAGCCCCAGTCGGAGAGCGTCTCCAGCCGAGGCTGCGCGAGCGGCGCGATGCGCTCGAGAGACTCGTCGGACAGGGCCCACTGACGGAGAAGAGCGACGAGCCCTTGGGCGTCGTAGTCTTCACGTATGTAGCGAGCGTTCAACCACCTGAGCTTTTCGACATCGAAAACGGGGCCTCCGAGCGAAAGCGCCTCGAGCACGAAGTGCTCGACGAACTCGTCGCGGGAGAACTTCTCTTCGCCCTCTGCCCGGGTCCAGCCGAGGATGCCCATGAAGTTCACCATCGCCTCGGGGAGGAATCCCGCTCTACGATAGTAGTCGATCGAAGTCGGGTTCTTGCGCTTGGAGAGCTTCGACTTGTTGGCGTCGTTGTTCCGCAGAAGCGGCAGATGGCAAAACACCGGGGGCTGCCAGCCGAACATCTCGTAGAGCATCAGGTGTTTCGGAACCGAGTTGATCCACTCTTCCCCACGAATGACGTGGGTGATCTCCATCAAGTGATCGTCCACCACGTTCGCGAGATGATAGGTCGGATATCCATCCGATTTGAGGATGACCTGATCGTCGACCGTCGCCCAATCCTTCACGATCTCTCCCCGCAGGAGGTCGACCATCCGGCATTCGCCATCGAGCGGGACCTTCATTCGAACCACGTGGGGCTCATCCTTGCGCGCCTCGGCGCGCTCCAGGGGGATCTCGCGACAATGCCGATCGTAGCCGGGAAAATGCTTCTCGTCGCGATTCGCGGCGCGCATCTCTTCCAGACGCTCCCGGGAACAGAAACACCGGTAGGCTTGTCCTAAGGCGAGCAGACGCTCGACGTGCTCCCGGTAGATGGCGAGCCTTTCACTCTGGCGGTACGGAGCATGAGGTCCTCCGACGTCCGGCCCCTCGTCCCACGAAAGGCCGAGCCAGGACAAGGACTCGAGAATCCTCCTCTCGGATTCCGGCGAGGACCGGGCTCGATCCGTGTCCTCGATGCGCAAGATGAAGGCGCCGCCCTTCTTGCGAGCGAAAGCGTAGTTCAAGAGAGCCTGATAGGCCGTTCCGACGTGGGGGTCACCCGTGGGTGACGGGGCCACGCGTACACGAACCCGGCTCGTGTCCATCCAGGGGATGGTAGCCCAGTGCCGCGACGCGAAGCGAACGCTGGCTCAGACCGTCATCCGGCGGTGGTACGTCCACCATTCGACCACCACGAGAGCGAATGCCACTCCGATGAGAACCAGCCAGAGCTCTCCGGTGGATTCGTCGCGCATCGATTCGAATCCTTCATCGAGCTGGGCCTCGGTCAGCGACGAAGCATTCACGTTCGAAACACCCGGGTTCAGGAGGTTGGCAGACACCACGACTTCTCCGCCGCCACTACGAACGGAAAACAGACCGGGCGCGTCGGGGGCGAACGATGTCCCCGACGGGGACGCCCGCACGGGCACGTCGTGCCCCTCGAGGTCGGTCACCGCGGCACCGGGAAGCGCAAGCGCAATGGTACCGAGAGGGGAGCTCAAGACCTCGGTCCCCGTCAGCCAGCTCACCGCGTTCGAAAGAAAGATCGGAAAGCTCGCCTGAAGCGGAAGGTTGGATTGGGCGAGGTCGAAGGTTACATGAACGAACCGCACCGGAACGTCGCCGGCGAGGATGAGCGGCTCGAGCTCCGTACCCACTAGCACGTCGAAGTCCCCCACCTCGACGGCCGCAACCCGTTCGACGACCACGTCCACGAGCGAGACGTTCGCCATCACGGGATGTTCTCGCTCGGTTCCCGAAAGCGAAAGCCCGGCGAGCTCACGTCCCGTGTGCTTTCCCAACCAGCCGACGGGCGTGGGATCGAAAGCAATGGCGGGCGCGGACGGAGGCGCGTCCGGAGCGAAGCGGTCGAACACGAAGAGGTCGGGCTCCGATGCGGTCGAAAGGTTGGACGGAGCGACGACCTGAAGCTCGATCCGAGGGTCGAGCCGGAGAAGCGTCTCCAGATAGGAGCTTCCCGTCGTCACCAGAGCCACCCGCAGCACCCTCGGCGTGCCGAGATAGGCATAGGCCACGTCGTCCAGCTCGAAACCGTCCTCTTCGGAGTCGATGAGAGCTCTGACGGGCCCCGAGGAGAATTGCGCCAGGTCCAGGATTTCGCCCCGAACCTGACCGGGCCCGAGGGAGAAGGTGCGCTTCAGAGAGGCTC
It includes:
- the gltX gene encoding glutamate--tRNA ligase — translated: MDTSRVRVRVAPSPTGDPHVGTAYQALLNYAFARKKGGAFILRIEDTDRARSSPESERRILESLSWLGLSWDEGPDVGGPHAPYRQSERLAIYREHVERLLALGQAYRCFCSRERLEEMRAANRDEKHFPGYDRHCREIPLERAEARKDEPHVVRMKVPLDGECRMVDLLRGEIVKDWATVDDQVILKSDGYPTYHLANVVDDHLMEITHVIRGEEWINSVPKHLMLYEMFGWQPPVFCHLPLLRNNDANKSKLSKRKNPTSIDYYRRAGFLPEAMVNFMGILGWTRAEGEEKFSRDEFVEHFVLEALSLGGPVFDVEKLRWLNARYIREDYDAQGLVALLRQWALSDESLERIAPLAQPRLETLSDWGYLTAFFFADGVPLDPSELTLKGKTREELAGVFQTAIWLLESARDFSDDAIEAVFRELAAKRDVKLRDLTRPFYVAMTGSPASTPLFRSMQLLGLDLVRMRLRRAIEALGGLSAKRTKELERDYLRTFEPILDRRDET
- a CDS encoding STAS domain-containing protein, encoding MSLNLRNEDTRPFAKTMFLEGRLDTNTAGGFDTELDTVLESPIKVLVLDLGELEYLSSAGIRSLYRAQKLMKGRGGKTLIVNPRPSVKKVFDIVKAVDLSSVFASVKELDDYLDVIQQKGETE
- a CDS encoding M20 family metallopeptidase; the encoded protein is MTRSIDLEGAIAAAGIVDLASRLVQIPSHPGIDRQEEGVVRALEGFLVEAGLFCRLVEVAPGRPNLYCTLDSGRSGRHLMLCGHTDTVPLNAAGPGVGFSGEIRDGHLLGRGSADMKGALAAMAGTLVALHRAGALETGAVTLAAVIDEEMESLGAEHLVGTGERADAAIVGEATSNEIAIGHRGLEWLEIELRGRSAHGGAPEAGVSAIRAAARFIDRAERELAPRFAARAHPVLGPPTLNVGTIRGGDQPSTVPAKCVLRVDRRTVPGESFQDVVRELQELLRAVESEMEGLRSAVRRMPGGMATLEHVALVTEPSHPIVRSAEEARREVLGDTGRLTTFPAWSDGALLSRFGGIPSIILGPGKLSLAHSPFESVPVEDLLDAARIYALTATLFCSP
- a CDS encoding BatA domain-containing protein — protein: MTFLQLGLSTMVLVLLSTAAAIVFLYWLKPPPQRVLVPSMLIWSRVLKERKSRSDFWRWLVSLLIALTVGLAIALSVGRPEIEALSGTARRIAVVVDNSPTMAARSSSGRTRFDLALDRARELVRQGSSASRYLVADTAGHVPGGEYTSRRVALERIDRLQVSLGGKSAFPPRDLFGDSEVFFVTDGVLVSKIPERVTIVPVFQPVANVGITAFDLRAVPANPTRFEAFLEVANHSAEARRVAAQVDGAGGASLKRTFSLGPGQVRGEILDLAQFSSGPVRALIDSEEDGFELDDVAYAYLGTPRVLRVALVTTGSSYLETLLRLDPRIELQVVAPSNLSTASEPDLFVFDRFAPDAPPSAPAIAFDPTPVGWLGKHTGRELAGLSLSGTEREHPVMANVSLVDVVVERVAAVEVGDFDVLVGTELEPLILAGDVPVRFVHVTFDLAQSNLPLQASFPIFLSNAVSWLTGTEVLSSPLGTIALALPGAAVTDLEGHDVPVRASPSGTSFAPDAPGLFSVRSGGGEVVVSANLLNPGVSNVNASSLTEAQLDEGFESMRDESTGELWLVLIGVAFALVVVEWWTYHRRMTV
- a CDS encoding AbgT family transporter encodes the protein MKLKLPHTYVLLFALVVAAALATHVIPAGEYERVDRGGRTVVDPASYQEARSDPASVADVFLAFPRGLSATADIVFFIFIIGGAFGVVNATGAIEGAIEWIIAKGGRGERVIPVLMLVFALAGGSLGMAEETLVFLPALLVLSRRLGYDAITAGAVGLVGAGAGFAGAFMNPFTVGVAQGIAELPLFSGIGYRLVVWVVVTSLAIFHVMRYSARVRSAPQVSEPSSMRGLKRRHILVLLLLAATVGAFVVGALQWGWGLLELSGVFVAVTFLAGWLGGLGADEIAENFIEGAAGITTGALVVGLARGVLVIFDGALVTDTILHALAGAVENLPRSASVVGIYLVQVLLNFIVPSGSGQAALSIPILAPLGDLVGVTRQTTVLAYQFGDGFTNVLTPTQGYFMAGLAMIGVKWTDWVRFIWPLQCLWLIAGLVLLLTAHAMQYGPF
- a CDS encoding aldolase is translated as MMNEGNARIELAAAYRLAVRHDLCEGINNHFTARAGEDRFLVIPHGLHWSEVTASRLLLVDGQGNVHGGEGEVEPSALYIHSRILRARPEAGAVLHTHQTYATAITSLDNGRLLPVSQNALRFHGRIAYDDNYQGAADHDAEGERLASILGTKDVLFHANHGVIVVGPSVAKAYDDLYFLERAAKVQILAQATGKPLRFVPDDVARVYVRPDRPNNLDKQAEEHFAALKRILDRDEPDYAS